In Archocentrus centrarchus isolate MPI-CPG fArcCen1 chromosome 1, fArcCen1, whole genome shotgun sequence, the following proteins share a genomic window:
- the LOC115789748 gene encoding trypsin-4-like: MMAHLTCLLFVLWVGVSVSTVVDLQKRIYGGKDCDKKERLYHVSLSKKSDGKPGDCGGSLITNQWVLTAAHCKTNPIKYAVVNVHPGPGNAEEIEDIKPHPQVDLMLLKLKKPITTISPVALPYCKDKNNNIIDEPKIGRDVQIAGHGDYKIDKKTGKKLTSYPSELQCAAMRVADCEPIKNDPDYSHVPYDHRMCYKDTQVDTCAGDSGGGVIYNNMIYGVHIGGDTCVFTEPAVSVKVCFYLDWINQTMENN, translated from the exons ATGATGGCTCATCTCACGTGTCTTCTCTTTGTGTTGTGGGTTG gtgtctcaGTGAGCACAGTGGTGGATCTGCAGAAGAGAATTTATGGTGGAAAAGACTGTGACAAAAAGGAGCGACTGTACCATGTCAGCCTGTCAAAGAAATCTGATGGAAAACCTGGTGACTGTGGTGGCTCTCTGATCACTAATCAGTGGGTTCtcactgcagctcactgcaaGACTAATCCAAT aaa GTATGCAGTTGTAAATGTGCATCCAGGCCCAGGAAATGCAGAAGAAATTGAAGACATTAAACCCCATCCACAAGTTGACCTCATGCTTCTGAAGTTAAAAAAGCCCATTACTACGATTTCACCTGTAGCACTTCCTTACTGCaaggataaaaacaacaatattaTTGATGAGCCTAAAAT AGGTCGTGACGTTCAGATTGCAGGCCATGGTGATTATAAAATTGATAAAAAGACGGGAAAGAAAC tcACTAGTTATCCAAGTGAACTCCAGTGTGCAGCTATGCGTGTTGCTGACTGTGAGCCTATCAAAAATGATCCAGATTATTCACACGTGCCATATGACCACAGGATGTGTTACAAAGACACTCAAGTAGATACATGTGCG GGTGATTCTGGTGGTGGAGTGATCTACAATAACATGATTTATGGTGTACACATTGGTGGTGATACATGTGTCTTTACTGAGCCAGCTGTTTCTGTGAAGGTCTGTTTTTACCTTGACTGGATAAATCAGACAATGGAAAATAACTAA